Part of the Rhizobium tropici CIAT 899 genome, CGTGTCATTTCCACCTTGGGCATGGCCGACCATTACCTGCGCATCACCCCACATGTCGTCGTTGCCATTGCCGCTGATCAGGGTGTCGTTGCCGCCATGGGAATTACCGGACATCTTCACCCCGTCGCCAATCAGGGTAATAGGCCCTTCCGTGTGACGAACCGCAGAGACGTTCAGTACGTCGTCGCCTCCATGCGCATGGCCCGATATCGTTTGCGCATCACCCACGATCATGTCATTTGCGATTTGTTGCGCCGTAACAATAAGGCTGTCATCGCCGCCACGGGCATTACCCGACATGCTATTCGCATCGCCATAGGCCAGAACGGCTCCGACGGAAGCAACGTTCATGGTATCGTTACCGCCAATGGCATGATCGCGGAGATCACCACCGGCGTCGCCATAAAACGTTATGCTGTCTTCGAGGCCTGTATTAAGAACATCATTACCGCCATGCGCATGGCCGGACATGTTCTTGCCCGCATCGCCGTAGAATGTAACGAAGCCCTCGGAGCTACCGTCTGTGACTGTGTCGTTGCCGCCGACGGCATGATCCTTCATGTTGCCGCCAGCGTCGCCATAGATTGTGAAAGTGTTCTGAAACGCAGAAAGCTGAAACGTATCGTTGCCTCCCGCTGCGTGCCCTGACATATCCTTTCCGGCGTCACCATACATGGCAACCGTGATGTTGGTTGGGCTTGGAGCTACGCTGAAAACGTCGTTGCCGCCTTTCGCGCTGTCAGAGAGGCTTCCTCCCGCGTCCCCATACAAATTGGTCGTCGTACTGCTTGATCCGGTTATCTGGACGAACAGAAAATCGTCGCCACCGGTCGCGTGATCAGCGATATTTCTGACGGCATCGCCATAAAAGCTGCCCGCGCCATGTATGGTCAGATTATCGTTGCCGCCCGTGGAGTGATCCAACAGGCTGCCTCCGGCATCCCCGTAAAGGATATTCGTCGAATCCGGCGCTATCAATATATCGTCCGAGCCGATTTGATGGTCGGTTAAATTCGCTGTTGTTATAGGAACTAGCTTAACCATCTCGGCCCCTCCAAGCTTAAATGGAATTTCAGCTTGCGACCGAACCCCCCTGAAATCAAGGGTCAAATCAAGCCTGCTTCCTATCCCATTGATCCTGCAGACTAGCTTTTTTCAGCTACAGCGAATTGACGGCAGCGATGTAGCGGCGAGGCGCTATTCTTCGCGAAAAGCGCGAGCCATCTGATCGGCCATCGGCTTTGTCAAATAGGTCAGTACCGTTCTATCACCGGTCTGCAAGAAGGCCTCGACCGGCATGCCGGAGACGGGCGTGAGCTTTCCGAGCCGACCCCACTCCTCCTTCGATATGCGGGCGCGCAGGACGTAATAACTTGCATTGGAATGCTGGTCGGTCGTCGGCTCGGCCGAGATCTTGGTGATTTGCGCGTTCAGTTGAGGCGTATCCCGCTGACTGAACGCTGAAAACCTGAGCATGACCGGCTGCCCGACGGTTACCTGGTCGATATCCTGCGGCGAAAGTTTAAGCTCGGCGACAAGCGCGTCCCGATCCGGCACGATCTGCATAATGGTTTCTCCGGGCGATATCACAGCACCCGCCGCATGCACGCTCAGATGGTCGATGATGCCGGCCTGCGGCGCTCTTATGTCGATCCGCTTCAGATCATCCTTTGCGGCGACCAATCGCTCCATAAATTGCCCGGTGTCGCTCTGTGCCTGACGCAGTTGCTCCGAAACCTCGGCGCTATGATCGTCGTCAACCTGTCTGATTTGCAGTTCCGTCTCGGTCATCTTGCCTTTGGCCTGTGCGATGCTCGAAACGAGATTACCGAGCTCTCCGGTCAGGCTGGCACTCTCGCGCTGCAGCGCATAGACCTTCGCCGCAGGGATGATACCCTTATCGAACAGCCGCTGAAGGCTGGAAAGCTCCTTGGCGATCAGATCGATCTCCCGGCGCTTGCCATTCTCTTGCGCGACCAGACCGTCCACTTCCTGGCTCAGCTGTTGGATACGCTCGCTCAGCTGTGATTTGCGGCTTTGCCTGGATGCCAATCGGTCTTCGAACAGGCGCGTCTCGCCGGCGATCGTGCGCGAGACTTCGTCTTCGTCGGCACGCGAAAGCAGTTCCGCCGAAAAGGCGATCGCTGGCGCGCCGTCGCGTTCCGCTGCCAGCCGCGCCGTTCTCGCGGACAGTTCATCCAATCGTTTTCGTATGATCGCGAGATTGGCGTTCGTTTGCGTATCGTCGAGATGGATCAAAAGCTGGCCAGCATCGACACGATCACCGTTCTTGACTTGAATGTCGCCGACAATTCCCCCTTTGAGATGCTGGACTGATTTTACATAGCTGTCGACCGCAAGCGTTCCGGGGGCAATGACCGCACCCGATATCTCCGTGGTCGCAGCAAGGCCACCGATCACGCCGACAAGCAGGACGATCGTCCCCAACGCCGCAACGGAAAGCCGGCGTATCGAACGCTCGCTGGGT contains:
- a CDS encoding HlyD family type I secretion periplasmic adaptor subunit; translated protein: MSTEKPSPSERSIRRLSVAALGTIVLLVGVIGGLAATTEISGAVIAPGTLAVDSYVKSVQHLKGGIVGDIQVKNGDRVDAGQLLIHLDDTQTNANLAIIRKRLDELSARTARLAAERDGAPAIAFSAELLSRADEDEVSRTIAGETRLFEDRLASRQSRKSQLSERIQQLSQEVDGLVAQENGKRREIDLIAKELSSLQRLFDKGIIPAAKVYALQRESASLTGELGNLVSSIAQAKGKMTETELQIRQVDDDHSAEVSEQLRQAQSDTGQFMERLVAAKDDLKRIDIRAPQAGIIDHLSVHAAGAVISPGETIMQIVPDRDALVAELKLSPQDIDQVTVGQPVMLRFSAFSQRDTPQLNAQITKISAEPTTDQHSNASYYVLRARISKEEWGRLGKLTPVSGMPVEAFLQTGDRTVLTYLTKPMADQMARAFREE